The Spirosoma sp. SC4-14 DNA window GCGCCAACTAGGCATTCTGGTCGACCGCGACGACGAAGGCTATCTGCTTCAGATTTTCACCAAACCGGTTTGCCCTCGTCCTACTCTCTTCTTCGAAATTATTCAGCGGAAGGGAGCCCGCTCGTTCGGGAAAGGTAATTTCAAAGCCCTGTTCGAAGCCATCGAACGGGAACAGGCATTAAGGGGAACACTTTAATTAATGATTGAATTACGCTCCGCCGTTGCGGTTGAATTAGGGGTCTCTTGACTGGATGAATCTTCAGGCGAAGCTTATTCAATCACTCATTTGCCATGAACCAATCTTATTCACAATATACAGCCGACGACCAGGCCGTTTGGCAACTTCTGTTCGAACGGCAGATGGCACAATTACCGGGGAAAGCCAGCCAGGCGTATCTCGACGGGATTGTGGCAACCGGCTTTCGGGCCGATCGGATTCCTGATTTTGAACGGGATTTAAATCCGCGTTTGCAGCAACTGACGGGCTGGCGGGTTTCGGCCGTTGAAGGATTGATTCCCAATCGGGCGTTTTTTGATCTGATGGCCAACCGAAACTTTCCGGCAACAACCTGGCTTCGTCGGCGCAATCAACTCGATTATTTGCCCGAACCCGATATGTTTCATGATACCTTCGGGCATGTTCCGATGCTGTCGAATCAGGCATTCTGTGACTTTCTGGCATCGCTCAGCCGAATTGCGCTTCGTTTTGTTGATCACGAACCAGCCATTGACATGATTTCGCGGTTGTATTGGTATACGGTCGAATTCGGTCTGATTGAAGAATCTGAAGAATTACGGATCTATGGTGGCGGAATTTTGTCGTCGGTTGGCGAAACAACCTACAGTCTGTATAGCCCACATCCGCGTCGGTTGCCTTATAATGTAAGCAAACTCCTGCAAACGCCCTATGTAATCGATCATTTTCAGGAGCAATATTTCGTCATTCAATCGTTCGAGCAACTGTATCATTCCGTACCCGAAATTGAAGCAACTCTGGAAGAACTACTAACAGAACTCTGGCATGATTAAAGTGCATCGCTTCTTCTCAGAAGCTTATTCTGTCGGATGGCCGAAGCAACCGTGCCACAGTTCTGTTAACAATGGCCACAAATAGCCATAGTTTATTAATTTTAGTGCTCCCAACCTACATCGGAGCAGCCAAACGCTCCCCTCAGCCGCTGGGAGGTTTCTATGACGCATCCTTCAGATACACGG harbors:
- the phhA gene encoding phenylalanine 4-monooxygenase encodes the protein MNQSYSQYTADDQAVWQLLFERQMAQLPGKASQAYLDGIVATGFRADRIPDFERDLNPRLQQLTGWRVSAVEGLIPNRAFFDLMANRNFPATTWLRRRNQLDYLPEPDMFHDTFGHVPMLSNQAFCDFLASLSRIALRFVDHEPAIDMISRLYWYTVEFGLIEESEELRIYGGGILSSVGETTYSLYSPHPRRLPYNVSKLLQTPYVIDHFQEQYFVIQSFEQLYHSVPEIEATLEELLTELWHD